The following are encoded together in the Strongyloides ratti genome assembly S_ratti_ED321, chromosome : 2 genome:
- a CDS encoding Striatin-3 — MVSIDSTLSIQSNKKIISTMNTNEQPVTSEQSTGNLVTSSSGVGVNNTQEQKPALTIPGVLHYIQHEWSRIEMERLQWEIEKADLKARISQLEGETKGQHNLMRDLVRRINMLEFCLIKERNKFYKLTHNGQEPPSLDEENDNQQDKQLAEILEAEGLFAGKKGSNVDLNGARKLLRHYLSEIGYNENLIDVRNYKLKNMLGLLQSNEHSNENFKKETEEAHAALIAAAQFLKEDESDRFNDSDSDEADISGQFGNDLDNEAIEALSKPTNDWDIDKNQLDQLKEKFRNENIKKRHSADHSSSMRNLGAGDDDTAMDQIQKILSDAVIKGKNQIDRNDLGIEDLMRNDENVDIKDEFAGYDDSTTSIKLSFKYTFRSHYDVVRQMQFHPVEPLMITASEDGTAKLWNIASKIGDDVKMSSDLDPVYTFRGHRAPILSMDMSATGEQCFTADLNGVICVWNVPQISCEINEIYDPSVLSETFTGHTDAIWGLTYQSSSNRLISSSADKTIKIWDIGADGDALVQEYSEVLNGQVACTIDVVAAEPHHIVAGFCNQDASIFDIETGQFVLKFDYHDDDIGKITKILSHPTMPVTIVGGTDRRIRYFDNNTGKLIHCTIAHVESISTLAIDPNGLYLLSGSHDGSLRLWNIEKRTCIQEIGAHRKKFDMSVMSVAFHPSRPIIGSAGADSLAKIYTSQNSYIDDSLNA, encoded by the exons ATGGTCAGTATTGATAGTACTTTGTCAATtcaatcaaataaaaaaataatatctacAATGAATACAAATGAGCAACCAGTAACATCTGAGCAGTCTACTGGAAATTTAGTAACATCCTCTTCTGGTGTTGGTGTTAATAATACACAAGAACAAAAACCAGCTTTAACGATTCCTGGAGTATTACATTACATTCAACATGAATGGTCTAGAATTGAGATGGAACGTTTACAGTGGGAGATTGAAAAAGCCGATCTCAAAGCTAGGATTTCACAATTAGAAGGTGAAACTAAAGGTCAACATAATCTTATGAGAGATTTAGTTAGAAGAATAAATATGTTGgaattttgtttaattaaggaacgaaataaattttataaattaactCATAATGGTCAGGAACCACCATCTTTAGATGAGGAGAATGACAATCAACAGGATAAACAATTAGCAGAAATATTAGAAGCTGAGGGTCTTTTTGCTGGAAAAAAAGGCTCAAATGTTGATTTAAATGGTGCAAGGAAATTACTACGACACTATCTTTCAGAAATAGgatataatgaaaatttgATAGATGttagaaattataaattaaaaaatatgcttGGATTATTACAATCTAATGAACAttcaaatgaaaattttaaaaaagagaCAGAGGAGGCTCATGCAGCTCTGATTGCAGCTGCTCAATTTTTAAAGGAAGATGAATCAGATCGTTTTAACGATAGTGATTCTGATGAAGCTGATATTAGTGGTCAGTTTGGAAATGATCTCGATAATGAAGCTATTGAAGCTTTGA GCAAACCAACAAATGATTGGGATATTGATAAGAATCAATTAGatcaattaaaagaaaagtttagaaatgaaaatattaaaaaacgTCATAGTGCTGATCATTCTAGTAGTATGAGAAATTTGGGTGCTGGTGATGATGATACTGCTATGGAtcaaatacaaaaaattctTTCTGATGCTGTTATTAAGGGTAAGAATCAAATTGATAGGAATGATTTAGGAATAGAAGATCTTATGAGAAATGATGAAAATGTTGATATCAAGGATGAATTTGCTGGCTATGATGATTCTACAacatcaataaaattatctttcaAATATACTTTTAGAAGTCACTACGATGTAGTAAGACAAATGCAATTTCATCCAGTTGAACCACTTATGATAACTGCAAGTGAAGATGGAACAGCTAAATTATGGAATATTGCTAGTAAAATTGGAGATGATGTTAAAATGTCTAGTGATCTTGATCCAGTATATACTTTCCGTGGTCATAGAGCACCAATTTTGTCAATGGACATGTCTGCAACTGGTGAACAATGTTTTACGGCTGATCTTAATGGTGTAATTTGTGTTTGGAATGTTCCACAGATATCTTGtgaaataaatgaaatatatgaTCCTTCAGTTTTGTCAGAAACATTTACTGGTCACACTGATGCTATATGGGGATTAACTTATCAAAGTTCTTCAAATCGTTTAATATCTTCATCAGCtgataaaacaataaaaatttgggATATTGGTGCTGATGGAGATGCTTTAGTTCAAGAATATAGTGAAGTATTAAATGGTCAAGTTGCTTGTACTATAGATGTTGTTGCAGCTGAACCTCATCATATTGTAGCAGGATTTTGTAATCAAGATGCTTCTATTTTTGATATTGAAACGGGTCAATTTGTACTTAAATTTGATTATCATGATGATGATATTggaaaaattacaaaaattttatcacaCCCAACAATGCCTGTTACTATTGTTGGTGGAACTGATAGAAGGATTCGTTATTTTGATAACAACACTGGTAAACTAATTCATTGTACAATAGCTCATGTAGAAAGTATATCAACATTAGCTATTGATCCTAATGGTCTTTACCTTTTATCAGGAAGTCACGATGGTAGTTTAAGGTTATGgaatattgaaaaaagaaCATGTATACAG gaAATTGGTGCACATAGAAAGAAGTTTGACATGTCTGTAATGTCGGTGGCATTTCATCCATCGAGACCAATAATTGGTTCAGCTGGTGCGGATAGTTTAGCAAAGATATATACTTCTCAAAATTCATATATTGATGATAGTTTAAATGCTTAA